In one Stenotrophomonas maltophilia genomic region, the following are encoded:
- a CDS encoding type II secretion system F family protein — protein sequence MSVSRSAIKKEPVARATMELQPFVWEGTDKRGIKMKGEQLAKNANLLRAELRKQGISPGQVKPKPKPLFGAAGRPVSPKDIAFFSRQMATMMKSGVPIVSALEIIGSGHKNPRMKKMVDTIRTDIEGGSSLYEAISKHPVQFDELYRNLVRAGESAGVLETVLDTIASYKENLEALKGKIKKALFYPAMVLVVAFLVSTILLVWVVPQFEEVFQSFGADLPAFTQMVVNLSRFMVSWWWLIAIVAIGAVVAIAMTYRRSEKMQHTVDRLILKVPVIGQIMHNSAIARFSRTTAVTFKAGVPLVEALGIVAGATGNKVYGEAVLRMRDDVSVGYPVNMAMKQLNLFPHMVIQMTGIGEEAGALDTMLFKVAEYYEQEVNNAVDALSSLLEPMIMVFIGTIVGGLVIAMYLPIFKLGAVVG from the coding sequence ATGTCTGTGAGTCGCAGTGCGATCAAGAAGGAGCCCGTGGCCCGCGCCACGATGGAGCTGCAGCCGTTTGTCTGGGAGGGGACCGACAAGCGGGGCATAAAGATGAAGGGCGAGCAGCTGGCGAAAAACGCCAACCTGCTGCGCGCCGAACTGCGCAAACAGGGCATCAGCCCGGGCCAGGTCAAGCCCAAGCCGAAGCCGCTGTTCGGTGCGGCTGGCAGGCCGGTCTCGCCGAAGGACATCGCGTTCTTCAGCCGGCAGATGGCCACGATGATGAAGTCCGGCGTGCCGATCGTGTCGGCGCTGGAGATCATCGGCAGCGGGCACAAGAACCCGCGCATGAAGAAGATGGTGGACACGATCCGCACCGACATCGAGGGCGGCTCGTCGCTGTACGAGGCCATCAGCAAGCATCCGGTGCAGTTCGATGAGCTCTACCGCAACCTGGTGCGGGCCGGCGAAAGCGCCGGTGTGCTGGAGACCGTGCTGGACACCATCGCCTCCTACAAGGAAAACCTGGAGGCGCTGAAGGGCAAGATCAAGAAGGCGCTGTTCTACCCGGCCATGGTGCTGGTGGTGGCGTTCCTGGTCAGCACGATCCTGCTGGTCTGGGTGGTCCCGCAGTTCGAGGAAGTCTTCCAGAGCTTCGGCGCCGACCTGCCGGCATTCACCCAGATGGTGGTGAACCTGTCGCGGTTCATGGTGTCGTGGTGGTGGCTGATCGCCATCGTCGCCATCGGCGCGGTGGTGGCGATCGCCATGACCTACCGGCGATCGGAGAAGATGCAGCACACCGTCGACCGGCTGATCCTGAAGGTGCCGGTGATCGGGCAGATCATGCACAACAGTGCGATCGCCCGCTTCTCCCGCACCACAGCGGTGACCTTCAAGGCCGGCGTGCCGCTGGTGGAGGCCCTGGGCATCGTCGCCGGCGCCACCGGCAACAAGGTCTACGGCGAGGCGGTGCTGCGCATGCGCGACGACGTTTCGGTCGGCTATCCGGTCAACATGGCGATGAAGCAGCTGAACCTGTTCCCGCACATGGTGATCCAGATGACCGGCATCGGCGAGGAGGCCGGCGCCCTTGACACCATGCTGTTCAAGGTCGCCGAATACTACGAGCAGGAGGTCAACAACGCCGTGGATGCCTTGAGCAGCCTGCTGGAACCGATGATCATGGTGTTCATTGGTACCATTGTCGGCGGCCTGGTCATTGCGATGTACCTGCCGATCTTCAAACTGGGCGCCGTCGTCGGATAA
- a CDS encoding pilin, with the protein MKNQKGFTLIELMIVVAIIAILAAIALPAYSNYTKKAKVSEVILAASSLRTDVSEYVASNNALPPASWKPDFQETQYVSKLEWDGKSIVATAKGVGDTLIDNKTITLTPSGDGSKGVVPSWSCGGSIDVKFRPGSCQAAAGEEETPEE; encoded by the coding sequence ATGAAGAACCAGAAGGGCTTCACCCTGATCGAACTGATGATCGTCGTTGCGATCATCGCCATCCTGGCCGCCATCGCGCTGCCGGCTTACTCGAACTACACCAAGAAGGCCAAGGTCTCGGAAGTGATCCTTGCGGCTTCTTCGCTGCGTACCGACGTGTCGGAATACGTGGCCAGCAACAATGCCCTGCCGCCGGCGTCGTGGAAGCCGGACTTCCAGGAAACTCAGTACGTCTCCAAGCTGGAATGGGATGGCAAGTCGATCGTTGCCACTGCGAAGGGCGTTGGCGATACCCTGATTGACAACAAGACCATCACGCTGACCCCGTCGGGTGATGGCTCGAAGGGCGTGGTTCCGAGCTGGAGCTGCGGTGGCTCGATCGATGTCAAGTTCCGCCCGGGTTCCTGCCAGGCCGCTGCCGGTGAAGAAGAAACTCCGGAAGAGTGA
- a CDS encoding fused MFS/spermidine synthase, with the protein MRRPSFSHGPWLLLIFVLSGFAGLIYQSIWTQYLGLFLGHSSHAQSLVLILFMGGMALGAWLVSRRSALLRRPLLAYAVIELVIGVLGIGFDGLFQGVTGWAYTHLMPGMEGTSSTALRWALATALVLPQCILLGATFPLMSAGYMRLQPGSQGEVLAGLYFSNSLGAAAGALVATYALLPAVGLPGTVLSAGLLNIVVAILVYPLARDGSAPAVVASAAPAAGGARPETAVPVRLVLLVAAATGASSFVYEITWVRMLSLALGTTLHSFELMLAAFILGIAFGGLWLRRRADRMPSPLRVAGWVQVWMGLAALASMFVYAQAFDWVGWLMRVIVRSADGYVLYNLASAAIAGLVMFPAAFFAGMTLPLLTLALLRAGQGERAIGQAYAFNTLGAIVGVLAAIHLLMPLLGLKYALLVAAVVDIVLGLVLLQRLRLAAPGRLRSPLWQAGALGVAGVVAAVVLVRFDPLVLNSSVYRHGTARLADTATMLFSRDGQTATVAVYESTQPIGRMRAIATNGKVDAGMAVSMVQAPTSDESTMILLAALPLALRDDYQRVGVIGFGSGLSTHTLLGDQRVGRVETVEIEPAMVEGARLFGERVERAFNDPRSHVVIDDAKSYFAASPRKYDLIISEPSNPWVGGTAALFSDEFYAFVPQQLNEGGVFVQWLQLYEITPELVSSVLAGLLEQFSDVRAYLANRGDLILVATPKGTLPPMKGSLFQQPQLRGELARIGVHSVADLENALSMDDAALRAFVPLYPAARNSDYFPTLKLNAPVARFQGAFTRDFQQVMTAPWRIVSAPPTGQVTGAAAGLPQPASSRDDKRPTALAVAAFLQGEVPTDAADADWMSAQALRGLAARCELDGSPMETTRLLFVLAGETIPFLPAAQRAALWAQRDWMDCTPADPVVSASLALVAAAATDDHHAVLTEGRRLLGSEHAPMLLADPATGYYLFGAMQHAARQLGDTTASRQLTDQYWKALAPDARGSGPLRLLSYLAAMGRQPVSETEFRPSGHE; encoded by the coding sequence ATGCGCCGTCCTTCATTCAGCCATGGCCCATGGCTGCTTCTGATCTTCGTGCTCTCCGGCTTCGCCGGGCTGATCTACCAGTCCATCTGGACGCAGTACCTGGGGCTGTTCCTGGGGCATTCCTCGCACGCGCAATCGCTGGTGCTGATCCTGTTCATGGGCGGCATGGCGCTGGGGGCGTGGCTGGTCAGCCGCCGCAGCGCGCTGCTGCGCCGGCCGCTGCTGGCCTACGCGGTCATCGAGCTGGTGATCGGGGTGCTGGGCATCGGTTTCGACGGGCTGTTCCAGGGCGTGACCGGTTGGGCGTACACCCACCTCATGCCAGGCATGGAGGGCACCTCGTCCACGGCGCTGCGCTGGGCGCTGGCCACGGCCCTGGTGTTGCCGCAATGCATCCTGCTGGGCGCGACCTTCCCGCTGATGAGTGCGGGTTACATGCGCCTGCAGCCCGGATCGCAGGGTGAGGTGCTGGCCGGGCTCTATTTCTCCAACAGCCTGGGCGCGGCCGCCGGCGCCCTGGTGGCCACCTACGCGCTGCTGCCGGCGGTAGGGCTGCCGGGCACCGTCCTCAGTGCCGGCCTGCTCAACATCGTGGTGGCCATCCTGGTCTATCCACTGGCCCGCGACGGCAGCGCGCCTGCGGTAGTGGCCTCCGCCGCGCCGGCGGCCGGCGGCGCACGCCCGGAAACCGCAGTGCCGGTGCGGCTGGTGCTGCTGGTCGCGGCGGCGACCGGCGCGTCGTCCTTCGTCTACGAAATCACCTGGGTGCGCATGCTGTCGCTCGCACTCGGCACCACGCTGCATTCGTTCGAGCTGATGCTGGCGGCGTTCATCCTCGGCATCGCCTTCGGTGGCCTGTGGCTGCGCCGCCGCGCCGACCGGATGCCGTCGCCCCTGCGGGTGGCAGGCTGGGTGCAGGTGTGGATGGGGCTGGCGGCGCTGGCCTCGATGTTCGTCTATGCGCAGGCCTTCGATTGGGTCGGCTGGCTGATGCGGGTCATCGTGCGCAGCGCGGATGGTTACGTGCTGTACAACCTGGCCAGTGCCGCCATTGCCGGCCTGGTGATGTTCCCGGCGGCGTTCTTCGCCGGCATGACGCTGCCGCTGCTGACCCTGGCGCTGCTGCGCGCCGGGCAGGGCGAGCGCGCGATCGGCCAGGCCTATGCGTTCAATACGCTCGGCGCGATCGTCGGTGTGCTGGCGGCCATCCATCTGCTGATGCCGCTGCTGGGGCTGAAGTACGCGCTGCTGGTCGCGGCAGTGGTCGACATCGTGCTGGGCCTGGTGCTGCTGCAGCGCCTTCGGCTTGCGGCCCCGGGCCGTCTGCGCTCGCCACTGTGGCAGGCTGGCGCGCTGGGTGTCGCTGGCGTAGTGGCGGCCGTCGTGCTGGTCCGCTTCGATCCGCTGGTGCTGAATTCGTCGGTGTACCGCCATGGCACGGCCCGTCTGGCGGATACCGCCACGATGCTGTTCTCGCGCGATGGGCAGACGGCCACCGTGGCGGTCTATGAAAGCACCCAGCCGATCGGCCGCATGCGTGCCATCGCCACCAACGGCAAAGTGGATGCAGGCATGGCCGTGTCGATGGTACAGGCACCCACCAGCGACGAATCGACCATGATCCTGCTGGCGGCTCTGCCGTTGGCGCTGCGCGATGATTACCAGCGCGTCGGCGTGATCGGTTTCGGATCCGGGCTCAGCACGCACACGCTGTTGGGCGACCAGCGCGTCGGGCGCGTGGAAACGGTGGAGATCGAGCCGGCCATGGTGGAGGGCGCGCGTCTGTTCGGCGAGCGTGTCGAGCGCGCCTTCAACGATCCGCGCTCGCACGTGGTGATCGACGATGCGAAGTCCTATTTCGCCGCCAGTCCGCGCAAGTACGATCTGATCATTTCCGAGCCGTCCAATCCCTGGGTGGGTGGAACGGCGGCGCTGTTCAGCGACGAGTTCTATGCGTTCGTGCCACAGCAGCTCAACGAAGGTGGCGTGTTCGTGCAGTGGCTGCAGCTGTATGAGATCACCCCCGAACTGGTCAGCTCGGTACTGGCGGGGCTGCTGGAACAGTTCTCCGATGTGCGCGCTTACCTGGCCAATCGTGGCGACCTGATCCTGGTGGCGACGCCGAAGGGCACGTTGCCGCCGATGAAGGGCAGCCTGTTCCAACAGCCGCAGCTGCGCGGGGAACTGGCGCGGATCGGCGTGCATTCGGTGGCCGATCTGGAGAACGCCCTGTCCATGGATGACGCAGCGCTGCGCGCCTTCGTTCCTCTGTATCCGGCCGCGCGCAATTCCGATTACTTCCCGACCTTGAAGTTGAATGCCCCGGTGGCACGTTTCCAGGGGGCGTTCACCCGTGATTTCCAGCAGGTGATGACGGCCCCCTGGCGGATCGTCAGTGCGCCGCCAACGGGGCAGGTGACGGGTGCTGCGGCGGGTCTGCCGCAACCGGCGTCCAGCCGGGATGACAAACGTCCGACCGCACTGGCCGTGGCAGCTTTCCTGCAGGGCGAGGTGCCCACGGATGCGGCGGATGCCGATTGGATGAGTGCGCAGGCGCTGCGTGGGCTGGCAGCGCGCTGCGAACTGGACGGATCTCCGATGGAAACCACCCGGCTGCTGTTCGTGCTGGCCGGAGAAACGATCCCGTTCCTGCCGGCAGCGCAGCGGGCGGCCCTCTGGGCGCAGCGCGACTGGATGGACTGCACCCCGGCAGATCCCGTCGTGTCCGCCAGCCTTGCCCTGGTTGCCGCCGCGGCCACCGACGACCACCACGCTGTACTCACGGAAGGCCGGCGATTGTTGGGCAGCGAGCATGCGCCGATGCTGCTGGCCGACCCTGCCACCGGCTATTATCTGTTCGGTGCAATGCAGCACGCTGCGCGGCAGCTGGGGGATACCACGGCGTCGCGGCAACTGACGGACCAGTACTGGAAGGCGCTCGCGCCCGATGCGCGAGGAAGCGGACCCCTGCGTTTGCTGAGCTACCTGGCCGCTATGGGCCGGCAACCCGTTTCTGAAACTGAATTCCGGCCGTCAGGGCACGAGTAA